One Nocardioides oleivorans DNA segment encodes these proteins:
- a CDS encoding enoyl-CoA hydratase-related protein produces the protein MTDAPAELVHYAVDDAIATITLDSPANRNALSRQLVTELFGHLERAGADEAVRVVLVQSSGKVFCSGADLAEASTEGMEVGARRIVDLQRLVATLDKPVVTKNLGAVRAGGIGLIAAADIAISADDATFALTEVKLGLAAAIISLTVHHRMGPRAAALTTLGGEVFTGAEAAAYGLVTKAVPADALDDEVSSVCASLATGAPQGLRESKRILNRDLVARIDALGEEMATTSARLFASDEAREAMTAFLSRPR, from the coding sequence ATGACCGATGCTCCCGCCGAACTGGTCCACTACGCCGTCGACGACGCCATCGCGACGATCACCCTCGACAGCCCGGCCAACCGCAACGCGTTGAGCAGGCAGCTGGTCACCGAGCTGTTCGGCCACCTCGAGCGGGCCGGGGCCGACGAGGCCGTACGCGTGGTGCTGGTGCAGAGCTCCGGCAAGGTCTTCTGCTCCGGGGCCGACCTCGCCGAGGCGAGCACGGAGGGCATGGAGGTCGGCGCCCGCCGGATCGTCGACCTGCAGCGGCTGGTCGCCACGCTCGACAAGCCGGTCGTGACCAAGAACCTCGGTGCCGTGCGCGCCGGTGGGATCGGCCTCATCGCAGCCGCCGACATCGCGATCAGCGCCGACGACGCCACCTTCGCCCTGACCGAGGTCAAGCTCGGCCTCGCCGCCGCGATCATCAGCCTCACCGTCCACCATCGGATGGGCCCGCGCGCCGCTGCCCTCACCACCCTCGGCGGCGAGGTGTTCACCGGCGCCGAGGCGGCGGCGTACGGCCTGGTGACGAAGGCCGTGCCGGCCGATGCCCTCGACGACGAGGTCTCCTCGGTCTGCGCGAGCCTGGCGACCGGTGCCCCCCAGGGCCTGCGTGAGTCGAAGCGGATCCTCAACCGCGACCTCGTCGCACGCATCGACGCGCTCGGCGAGGAGATGGCCACCACGAGCGCCCGGCTCTTCGCCAGCGACGAGGCCCGCGAGGCGATGACGGCGTTCCTCTCCCGCCCCCGATGA
- a CDS encoding SDR family NAD(P)-dependent oxidoreductase, with protein MAGRELEGARVAVVGASGVLGSLLARELAGRGARLLLVGRDRERLEGLGLDAPVVVGDLGDASLGDAVVEGAREGLGGLDGLVNAAGIVAFGPLADTPDEVVEELFLTNVVGPVFLLRRVLPLLTESRGFVLQVSAVVAERALPGMAAYSASKAALSAVGTALRTELRRAGVEVYDVRPPHTETGLATRPLAGSAPDLPVGKDPAEVARRVVDALVAGETDLAASAFG; from the coding sequence ATGGCCGGTCGTGAGCTGGAGGGCGCGCGGGTGGCCGTCGTCGGCGCCTCGGGCGTGCTGGGGTCGCTGCTCGCGCGCGAGCTGGCGGGTCGTGGCGCCCGGCTGCTGCTCGTGGGTCGCGACCGCGAACGCCTCGAGGGCCTCGGGCTGGACGCGCCCGTCGTCGTCGGCGACCTCGGCGACGCGAGCCTCGGCGACGCGGTGGTCGAGGGCGCACGGGAGGGTCTCGGTGGGCTGGACGGGCTGGTGAACGCCGCGGGCATCGTCGCCTTCGGCCCGCTCGCGGACACCCCGGACGAGGTCGTGGAGGAGCTCTTCCTGACCAACGTCGTGGGCCCGGTCTTCCTGCTGCGCCGGGTGCTCCCGCTGCTCACGGAGTCGCGCGGTTTCGTGCTGCAGGTGAGCGCCGTCGTGGCCGAGCGGGCGCTGCCCGGCATGGCGGCGTACTCGGCGAGCAAGGCCGCGCTGAGCGCCGTCGGCACCGCCCTCCGCACGGAGCTGCGCCGCGCGGGCGTGGAGGTCTACGACGTCCGGCCGCCGCACACCGAGACGGGGCTCGCGACGCGTCCGCTGGCCGGGAGCGCGCCCGACCTGCCGGTGGGCAAGGACCCGGCCGAGGTGGCCCGCCGCGTGGTGGACGCGCTGGTCGCGGGCGAGACGGACCTCGCCGCGAGCGCCTTCGGGTGA
- a CDS encoding DUF1772 domain-containing protein, translating into MSPADPAPWLLLAASLHLGFQLTISVLVYPALAEVPPEGWEHAHDRHSRRVLPLAVGIYAGLVLLLAWTLLAEPRSPGTWVALAGGVVSVLATALVAAPLHGRLSRVSPAARKPLLQRLVRADRARTAGALVCLVGAAWLSWSG; encoded by the coding sequence GTGAGCCCGGCCGACCCGGCCCCCTGGCTGCTGCTGGCCGCGTCGCTGCACCTGGGGTTCCAGCTGACGATCTCGGTGCTGGTCTACCCGGCGCTGGCGGAGGTCCCGCCCGAGGGGTGGGAGCACGCCCACGACCGGCACTCACGGCGGGTCCTACCGCTGGCCGTGGGGATCTACGCCGGCCTCGTCCTGCTGCTCGCCTGGACGCTCCTCGCCGAGCCACGGTCGCCCGGCACGTGGGTCGCTCTGGCAGGCGGGGTGGTGTCGGTCCTGGCGACGGCACTCGTGGCGGCCCCGTTGCACGGCCGACTGTCGCGGGTGTCGCCCGCCGCCCGGAAACCGCTGCTGCAACGCCTGGTCCGCGCGGACCGGGCACGGACGGCCGGGGCGCTGGTCTGCCTCGTGGGGGCGGCCTGGCTCTCCTGGTCGGGCTGA
- the gndA gene encoding NADP-dependent phosphogluconate dehydrogenase, translating to MSNDARATIGLTGLATMGRNLARNIARNGHTIAVHNRTTAKMTALVDEFGDEGDFVGCESLEDLVAAIERPRAVVVMVKAGEATDAVIDELVPLLDEGDIVVDAGNAHYRDTLRRQEALKEHDLHFVGMGVSGGEEGALNGPSIMVGGSDHAYEVLKPVVESIAAVVDGTPCCAHIGPDGAGHFVKMVHNGIEYADMQLIAESYDLLRSVLDLEPTEVADVFEEWNGGDLESFLIEMTAVVLRHTDAETGKPFVDVVRDAAEQKGTGRWTVQDALDLGVPITGIAEATFARSLSGHTEQRAAAREVFSTTPEGTDVDRDTFVDQVRAALYASKVVAYAQGFDQIAAGAEEHGWDIDLGEVATIWRGGCIIRAQFLDRIREAYSDEPDLTTLLTTPYFADAVKDGVDSWREVVVAAVRGGVPTPAFSSSLAYFDGLRRERLPAALIQALRDDFGAHSYERVDREGTFHTRWAEDGRPEEQLDA from the coding sequence ATGAGCAACGACGCACGCGCCACGATCGGACTCACCGGCCTGGCGACCATGGGCCGCAACCTCGCACGCAACATCGCCCGCAACGGGCACACGATCGCGGTGCACAACCGGACCACGGCGAAGATGACCGCGCTGGTCGACGAGTTCGGCGACGAGGGCGACTTCGTCGGGTGCGAGTCGCTGGAGGACCTGGTCGCCGCCATCGAGCGGCCCCGGGCGGTCGTCGTGATGGTCAAGGCCGGCGAGGCCACCGACGCCGTGATCGACGAGCTGGTCCCGCTGCTCGACGAGGGCGACATCGTCGTCGACGCCGGCAACGCGCACTACCGCGACACCCTGCGGCGGCAGGAGGCGTTGAAGGAGCACGACCTGCACTTCGTCGGCATGGGCGTCTCCGGTGGCGAGGAGGGAGCGCTCAACGGCCCCTCGATCATGGTCGGCGGGTCCGACCACGCCTACGAGGTGCTGAAGCCGGTGGTCGAGTCGATCGCCGCGGTCGTCGACGGCACGCCGTGCTGCGCGCACATCGGCCCCGACGGCGCCGGCCACTTCGTGAAGATGGTGCACAACGGCATCGAGTACGCCGACATGCAGCTGATCGCGGAGTCCTACGACCTGCTGCGCTCGGTCCTCGACCTCGAGCCGACCGAGGTGGCGGACGTCTTCGAGGAGTGGAACGGGGGTGACCTCGAGTCGTTCCTCATCGAGATGACGGCCGTCGTCCTGCGCCACACCGACGCCGAGACCGGCAAGCCCTTCGTCGACGTCGTGCGCGACGCGGCCGAGCAGAAGGGCACCGGACGCTGGACCGTCCAGGACGCCCTCGACCTCGGCGTGCCGATCACCGGGATCGCCGAGGCCACCTTCGCCCGCTCGCTCTCCGGCCACACCGAGCAGCGCGCCGCTGCCCGCGAGGTCTTCTCGACCACGCCCGAGGGCACCGACGTCGACCGCGACACGTTCGTCGACCAGGTGCGCGCCGCGCTCTACGCCTCCAAGGTCGTCGCCTACGCCCAGGGCTTCGACCAGATCGCCGCCGGCGCCGAGGAGCACGGCTGGGACATCGACCTCGGCGAGGTCGCGACCATCTGGCGCGGCGGCTGCATCATCCGCGCCCAGTTCCTCGACCGGATCCGTGAGGCCTACTCCGACGAGCCCGACCTCACGACCCTGCTGACCACCCCCTACTTCGCCGACGCGGTGAAGGACGGCGTGGACTCCTGGCGGGAGGTCGTCGTCGCGGCAGTGCGCGGCGGCGTACCGACTCCGGCGTTCTCGTCGTCGCTGGCCTACTTCGACGGCCTGCGCCGCGAGCGGCTGCCCGCCGCCCTCATCCAGGCGCTGCGCGACGACTTCGGCGCGCACTCCTACGAGCGCGTCGACCGCGAGGGCACCTTCCACACCCGCTGGGCCGAGGACGGCCGGCCGGAGGAGCAGCTCGACGCGTAG
- a CDS encoding HelD family protein: MSEELEAREIAAEQHYVDEVYVQLEASTRSARALAAEGHQRGKLEHEGGLVERDAMVFQAAKRIAQLDAAHEGLVFGRLDLDPAIDALPRYIGRIGVRNADRDVLLIDWRAPAAGVFYQATAATPSGVVRRRVLRSQHRTVIGVEDELLDQEIGTDLPIVGEGALMAQLSRARDRSMHSIVATIQAEQDKAIRAPGKGVVSISGGPGTGKTVVALHRAAFLLYSDRRRYEGGGVLVVGPSGVFMRYIERVLPSLGETAVALRSLGEVVGGLRATRHDEPAVADVKGATKMAELLRRTARQHAPGAPTSFRIYWRDETIVLDPGVLGRLRRQLMSQGRRNRQLPRVAKTLLDAMWRQVTGERGRERGREAFDDDMLGHTGFVEFASAWWPPLDAPTVFGWLREPEFLARVGEGVVTREEQVLLLKSWDGAAGPSIEDVPLLDELRYALGDVPQRTDDERDLDETGLLEGGVDLQELTTISEREYAPGGLAWSAPTHRIEDDGYAHVLIDEAQDLTPMQWRMVGRRGRTASWTIVGDPAQSSWPDAPEAAAARAEALEGKELHEFHLSTNYRNSAEIYAFAADYARRVGLEADLPDAVRRTGEEPQVVGPVDDLEAAVREAVTTTSGRVQGTVGIVVPVARRSEVNAWLASWPEHAADAAGARAAVDSSVTPSGEDRIVVLTGLDTKGLEFDGIVVVSPQEIEDESATGRATLYVVLTRATQLLTTVS, translated from the coding sequence GTGAGCGAGGAGCTCGAGGCGCGCGAGATCGCGGCGGAGCAGCACTACGTCGACGAGGTCTACGTGCAGCTGGAGGCGTCCACGCGGAGCGCCAGGGCGCTCGCCGCGGAGGGCCACCAGCGCGGCAAGCTGGAGCACGAGGGCGGGCTCGTCGAGCGCGACGCGATGGTCTTCCAGGCCGCCAAGCGCATCGCCCAGCTCGACGCCGCGCACGAGGGGCTGGTCTTCGGCCGCCTCGACCTCGACCCCGCGATCGACGCGCTGCCGCGCTACATCGGCCGCATCGGCGTACGCAACGCGGACCGTGACGTCCTGCTGATCGACTGGCGCGCCCCCGCCGCCGGCGTGTTCTACCAGGCCACCGCCGCCACCCCGTCCGGGGTCGTGCGCCGTCGCGTCCTCCGCTCGCAGCACCGCACCGTGATCGGCGTCGAGGACGAGCTCCTCGACCAGGAGATCGGGACCGACCTGCCGATCGTCGGCGAGGGCGCCCTGATGGCGCAGCTCTCCCGGGCCCGCGACCGGTCGATGCACTCGATCGTCGCCACCATCCAGGCCGAGCAGGACAAGGCGATCCGCGCGCCCGGCAAGGGCGTCGTGTCGATCTCCGGCGGACCCGGCACCGGCAAGACCGTCGTCGCGCTGCACCGCGCCGCCTTCCTCCTCTACTCCGACCGTCGCCGCTACGAGGGTGGCGGCGTGCTCGTCGTCGGACCGAGCGGCGTCTTCATGCGCTACATCGAGCGCGTCCTTCCCAGCCTCGGCGAGACCGCCGTCGCGCTGCGCTCCCTCGGCGAGGTCGTCGGTGGGCTCCGCGCGACCCGGCACGACGAGCCCGCCGTCGCCGACGTCAAGGGCGCCACGAAGATGGCCGAGCTGCTCCGCCGCACCGCGCGCCAGCACGCGCCGGGAGCCCCGACGAGCTTCCGCATCTACTGGCGCGACGAGACGATCGTGCTCGACCCGGGCGTGCTCGGCCGGCTGCGCCGCCAGCTCATGTCGCAGGGCCGCCGCAACCGCCAGCTGCCGCGGGTCGCGAAGACGCTGCTCGACGCGATGTGGCGCCAGGTCACCGGCGAGCGTGGTCGCGAGCGCGGCCGCGAGGCCTTCGACGACGACATGCTCGGCCACACGGGCTTCGTCGAGTTCGCCTCGGCGTGGTGGCCGCCGCTCGACGCCCCCACCGTCTTCGGCTGGCTGCGCGAGCCCGAGTTCCTGGCGCGCGTCGGCGAGGGGGTCGTGACCCGCGAGGAGCAGGTCCTCCTGCTCAAGTCGTGGGACGGCGCCGCCGGTCCGTCCATCGAGGACGTGCCGCTGCTCGACGAGCTGCGCTACGCCCTCGGCGACGTGCCGCAGCGCACCGACGACGAGCGCGACCTCGACGAGACCGGCCTGCTCGAGGGCGGCGTCGACCTCCAGGAGCTCACCACGATCTCGGAGCGCGAGTACGCCCCCGGCGGGCTCGCCTGGTCGGCGCCGACGCACCGCATCGAGGACGACGGCTACGCCCACGTCCTCATCGACGAGGCGCAGGACCTCACGCCGATGCAGTGGCGGATGGTGGGACGCCGCGGCCGCACCGCGAGCTGGACGATCGTCGGCGACCCCGCGCAGTCGTCGTGGCCCGACGCCCCGGAGGCCGCCGCCGCGCGCGCCGAGGCGCTCGAGGGCAAGGAGCTCCACGAGTTCCACCTCTCCACCAACTACCGCAACTCCGCCGAGATCTACGCCTTCGCCGCCGACTACGCCCGCCGCGTGGGCCTCGAGGCCGACCTCCCCGATGCCGTACGCCGCACGGGCGAGGAGCCGCAGGTCGTCGGCCCGGTCGACGACCTCGAGGCCGCCGTGCGCGAGGCCGTCACCACGACCAGCGGACGGGTCCAGGGGACGGTGGGCATCGTCGTACCCGTGGCGAGGCGCTCCGAGGTCAACGCCTGGCTCGCGTCGTGGCCCGAGCACGCCGCCGACGCCGCGGGGGCTCGCGCCGCGGTCGACTCGAGCGTCACGCCGAGCGGCGAGGACCGCATCGTCGTGCTGACCGGCCTCGACACCAAGGGTCTCGAGTTCGACGGCATCGTGGTGGTCTCTCCGCAGGAGATCGAGGACGAGTCCGCCACCGGCCGGGCCACCCTCTACGTCGTCCTGACCCGCGCGACGCAGCTGCTCACGACGGTCAGCTGA
- a CDS encoding DMT family transporter has translation MSQTTHLRGLAEVAAASVLWGTGGLAVQLIREHDALSPVTISAWRMAIAAAVLLVALVALRRVGELVELARARPRQLLVVGAGTAAYQGFYFVSVTQVGVAVSTVVSLGLAPVLLTVAEAVRDRRAPAPGRLGVLAAALAGLLMVSVAGHASSTGPAPVAGVLLAIASGTTYALTTAAGGSISKESSPLVLTSGMTLVGTAVLLPCTALVEGPHATTDPAALAWLAYLGALTMALAYVLLYSGLRVVAPSTAVTASLVEPVTAAVVAAIVLQESLGPVAVVGILLVLGAVAGLGRPSAAAVPVLPDPELD, from the coding sequence ATGAGCCAGACCACACACCTCAGGGGACTGGCCGAGGTCGCGGCGGCGAGCGTGCTGTGGGGCACGGGCGGCCTGGCGGTGCAGCTGATCCGCGAGCACGACGCGCTGTCGCCGGTGACGATCAGCGCCTGGCGGATGGCGATCGCCGCCGCGGTGCTGCTGGTCGCGCTCGTCGCGCTGCGCCGGGTCGGTGAGCTCGTCGAGCTGGCCCGCGCCAGGCCGCGCCAGCTGCTCGTCGTGGGCGCCGGCACCGCCGCCTACCAGGGCTTCTACTTCGTCTCGGTCACCCAGGTGGGCGTCGCCGTCTCGACCGTCGTGAGCCTCGGCCTCGCGCCCGTGCTCCTGACCGTGGCGGAAGCGGTCCGCGATCGCCGCGCGCCCGCACCCGGGCGGCTCGGGGTGCTGGCCGCGGCGCTCGCCGGGCTGCTGATGGTCAGCGTCGCCGGGCACGCCTCGTCGACCGGCCCGGCCCCGGTCGCCGGTGTGCTGCTCGCGATCGCGAGCGGGACGACGTACGCCCTCACCACCGCTGCCGGGGGCTCCATCAGCAAGGAGTCCTCGCCGCTCGTGCTCACCAGCGGCATGACGCTGGTCGGCACCGCCGTCCTGCTGCCGTGCACGGCGCTCGTCGAGGGCCCGCACGCCACGACCGACCCCGCCGCGCTGGCGTGGCTGGCCTACCTCGGCGCACTGACGATGGCGCTGGCCTACGTCCTGCTCTACTCCGGGCTGCGGGTCGTCGCGCCGAGCACCGCCGTCACCGCGAGCCTGGTGGAGCCGGTCACCGCCGCCGTGGTCGCGGCGATCGTGCTCCAGGAGTCGCTCGGCCCGGTCGCGGTCGTCGGGATCCTGCTGGTCCTCGGAGCGGTCGCCGGCCTGGGTCGGCCCAGCGCGGCGGCGGTGCCGGTGCTGCCGGACCCGGAGCTCGACTGA
- a CDS encoding NAD-dependent epimerase/dehydratase family protein: MAAPGTAGGRVLVTGGAGFIGTTLARELADSAEQWVVLDNLHPQVHPGSEPPADLPASVDLRVGDVTSADDLDAVVADLRPDTVVHLAAETGTAQSLSESTRHGMVNVVGTTQLLDALTRAGHVPSHFVLTSSRAVYGEGVWRNVDGSTFQPGLRTHAQLESGAWDHGDGAAHVPNTVLGTHPSPINVYGATKLAQEQILSAWTGSHDTRLSVLRLQNVYGPRQSLSNPYTGIVSLFSRLAREGRSIPLYEDGEITRDFVHIDDVVSALVAAIAHKPADHVRTVDVGSGVRTTIGDLAREVARYHDAPEPHVTGQYRDGDVRHASCDVEVTLRQLDWQPRVSLRDGVAGLQEWIATQLD, encoded by the coding sequence ATGGCAGCTCCAGGAACCGCAGGCGGTCGCGTCCTCGTCACCGGCGGTGCCGGCTTCATCGGCACGACGCTCGCGCGCGAGCTCGCGGACTCCGCGGAGCAGTGGGTCGTGCTCGACAACCTGCACCCGCAGGTGCACCCCGGCTCCGAGCCGCCCGCCGACCTGCCGGCCTCCGTCGACCTGCGGGTCGGCGACGTCACGAGCGCCGACGACCTGGACGCCGTCGTGGCCGACCTGCGGCCCGACACCGTCGTACACCTCGCGGCGGAGACGGGCACGGCCCAGTCCCTCTCGGAGAGCACGCGGCACGGCATGGTCAACGTCGTCGGCACCACCCAGCTCCTCGACGCGCTCACCCGCGCGGGCCACGTGCCGAGCCACTTCGTGCTGACCAGCTCGCGCGCGGTCTACGGCGAGGGCGTGTGGCGCAACGTCGACGGCTCGACCTTCCAGCCCGGGCTGCGCACGCACGCGCAGCTCGAGTCCGGGGCGTGGGACCACGGCGACGGCGCCGCCCACGTCCCCAACACCGTCCTCGGCACGCACCCCAGCCCGATCAACGTCTACGGCGCCACCAAGCTCGCGCAGGAGCAGATCCTCTCGGCCTGGACCGGCTCGCACGACACCCGGCTCTCGGTGCTGCGCCTGCAGAACGTCTACGGCCCGCGCCAGTCGTTGTCCAACCCCTACACCGGCATCGTGTCGCTCTTCTCGCGGCTGGCTCGCGAGGGTCGGTCGATCCCGCTCTACGAGGACGGCGAGATCACCCGCGACTTCGTCCACATCGACGACGTGGTCAGCGCGCTGGTCGCCGCGATCGCCCACAAGCCGGCCGACCACGTGCGCACCGTCGACGTCGGCAGCGGCGTGCGCACGACGATCGGCGACCTCGCCCGCGAGGTCGCGCGCTACCACGACGCGCCCGAGCCGCACGTCACCGGCCAGTACCGCGACGGTGACGTCCGGCACGCGTCCTGTGACGTCGAGGTCACCCTCCGCCAGCTCGACTGGCAGCCCCGCGTCAGCCTCCGCGACGGCGTCGCCGGGCTCCAGGAGTGGATCGCGACCCAGCTCGACTGA
- a CDS encoding polysaccharide biosynthesis protein has product MDNAIARRGALALWDVGSWALATALVIGVRHDFRLTEVLWDSVAIYWLVVSVLLVALGYATKFYRGRYLVGSFDEAFGLALHFGAVALVAAVVSTLVMSPAAPPSVVVLTPPMALLVSASGRFAYRSLRDRGAPATTEGRRVLIYGAGDAGRQVLQLMRSEHDSVVGFLDDNPGKRHLKISGVPVVGTGEHLAEVASELDAYGVIFAVPTANGRFIGRVQDQAHEAGLEFKVLPRLGELIGGRVSASDIRPVEIGDVLGRHQVSTSITDIAGYLTGKRVLITGAGGSIGSELARQVHRFGPASMVMLDRDESALHAVQLSIFGHGLLDRPDTVLVDIRDRKALAKVFEEQQPEIVFHCAALKHLPMLERFPDEGWKTNVLGTLNLLELSAEHDVSYFVNISTDKAADASSVLGATKRVAEQLTAWQASRGSGQYISVRFGNVLGSRGSMLHTFNAQIEGGGPITVTHPDVTRYFMTIPEACELVIQAGSMGRSGSAMVLEMGEPVKILDVAKRMITLSGARGVDIVFTGLRPGEKLHEVLFSESEAATATDHPMIRSVRVPPLDPAELTDLAHVSGER; this is encoded by the coding sequence ATGGACAACGCAATCGCGCGCCGAGGGGCCCTAGCGCTCTGGGACGTCGGCTCGTGGGCCCTGGCGACGGCCCTGGTGATCGGCGTCCGCCACGACTTCCGGCTCACGGAGGTCCTGTGGGACTCGGTCGCGATCTACTGGCTCGTCGTCTCGGTCCTCCTCGTCGCGCTGGGCTACGCCACGAAGTTCTACCGCGGGCGCTACCTGGTGGGGTCCTTCGACGAGGCGTTCGGCCTGGCCCTGCACTTCGGCGCCGTGGCGCTGGTGGCCGCGGTGGTGTCCACGCTGGTCATGTCGCCAGCGGCGCCGCCCAGCGTCGTGGTGCTCACGCCTCCGATGGCGCTGCTGGTCTCCGCCTCCGGACGCTTCGCCTATCGGTCCCTGCGCGACCGCGGCGCCCCCGCGACGACCGAGGGCCGACGGGTCCTCATCTACGGCGCCGGCGACGCCGGGCGGCAGGTGCTCCAGCTGATGCGCTCGGAGCACGACTCGGTCGTGGGCTTCCTCGACGACAACCCCGGCAAGCGGCACCTGAAGATCAGCGGCGTCCCGGTCGTCGGCACCGGTGAGCACCTGGCCGAGGTCGCCTCGGAGCTGGACGCCTACGGCGTGATCTTCGCCGTGCCGACCGCCAACGGCAGGTTCATCGGCCGCGTCCAGGACCAGGCCCACGAGGCAGGGCTCGAGTTCAAGGTGCTGCCGCGACTGGGTGAGCTGATCGGCGGCCGCGTCAGCGCCTCCGACATCCGTCCCGTCGAGATCGGCGACGTGCTGGGGCGTCACCAGGTCTCCACGAGCATCACCGACATCGCCGGCTACCTGACCGGCAAGCGCGTCCTGATCACCGGCGCCGGCGGCTCGATCGGCTCCGAGCTCGCCCGCCAGGTGCACCGCTTCGGCCCGGCCTCGATGGTGATGCTCGACCGTGACGAGTCCGCGCTCCACGCGGTCCAGCTCTCGATCTTCGGCCACGGCCTGCTCGACCGCCCGGACACCGTCCTCGTCGACATCCGCGACCGCAAGGCGCTGGCGAAGGTGTTCGAGGAGCAACAGCCCGAGATCGTCTTCCACTGTGCCGCCCTCAAGCACCTGCCGATGCTGGAGCGTTTCCCCGACGAGGGGTGGAAGACCAACGTGCTCGGCACCCTGAACCTCCTCGAGCTGTCGGCGGAGCACGACGTGTCGTACTTCGTGAACATCTCCACGGACAAGGCGGCCGACGCCAGCAGCGTCCTCGGCGCCACCAAGCGGGTCGCCGAGCAGCTGACCGCCTGGCAGGCGAGCCGCGGGTCCGGGCAGTACATCAGCGTCCGCTTCGGCAACGTCCTGGGCTCGCGCGGCTCGATGCTGCACACCTTCAACGCCCAGATCGAGGGCGGGGGACCGATCACCGTGACCCACCCCGACGTCACCCGCTACTTCATGACGATCCCGGAGGCGTGCGAGCTCGTCATCCAGGCCGGCTCGATGGGACGGTCGGGGTCGGCGATGGTGCTGGAGATGGGCGAGCCGGTGAAGATCCTGGACGTCGCCAAGCGGATGATCACGTTGTCGGGCGCCCGCGGCGTCGACATCGTCTTCACCGGCCTGCGCCCGGGGGAGAAGCTGCACGAGGTGCTCTTCTCGGAGTCCGAGGCGGCCACCGCGACCGACCACCCGATGATCCGGAGCGTTCGCGTCCCGCCACTCGACCCGGCCGAGCTCACCGACCTGGCCCACGTCTCGGGAGAGCGATGA